A stretch of Phycisphaerae bacterium DNA encodes these proteins:
- a CDS encoding Lrp/AsnC family transcriptional regulator, whose protein sequence is MSEPTPIIEPDRLDWRIIRLLQDNGRTPNATIAEQLKVAEGTVRGRIRKLLEAGILRIAGMVNPDVLTGHQLVVVAMNVKESKQLEKTARAVAKLPQVKEVAITSGRYDIMAKVLVDSNKGIIHFLTDSLAKIEGIAGTETFVMLKTYNAWI, encoded by the coding sequence ATGAGCGAACCAACTCCCATCATCGAACCGGATCGGCTTGACTGGCGGATCATCCGGCTACTCCAGGACAATGGTCGAACACCCAACGCCACCATCGCCGAGCAGCTCAAGGTGGCTGAAGGGACGGTCCGCGGGCGGATTCGCAAACTCCTCGAGGCGGGCATCCTGCGGATCGCGGGCATGGTGAACCCGGATGTGCTGACCGGGCACCAGCTCGTGGTGGTGGCCATGAACGTCAAAGAAAGCAAGCAGCTCGAAAAGACGGCCCGGGCCGTGGCGAAACTGCCCCAGGTCAAAGAGGTGGCCATTACCTCGGGACGCTACGACATCATGGCCAAGGTGCTCGTGGACTCCAACAAGGGAATCATCCACTTCCTGACCGATTCGCTGGCGAAAATCGAGGGCATTGCCGGCACCGAGACCTTTGTGATGCTCAAAACGTACAACGCGTGGATCTGA
- the ald gene encoding alanine dehydrogenase, translating into MKVGIPREIKRHEYRVAATPVDIAAYVRAGHQVLIEKSAGQSAGFPDDGYRRAGAILAESAEEVYGQAEMIVKVKEPQPQEFGLLRAGQILYGYLHLAAEPAVAHALIERGVSAVAYETIQLDDGTLPCLVPMSEIAGRLATQEGAKLLEKPSGGRGVLLGGVPGVLPANVGILGGGTVGTNAARMAVGLGANVTITDVSHKRLIYLDDVFNSTVHTLFSTKENVEYLLETCDLIIGAVLIPGASAPRLIRREHIKRMKPGSVIVDVAVDQGGCTEMTRPTTHDDPIFTVDGVILYCVANMPGAVPVTSTKALTNQTLRYGLEIANKGLARAAGENPAIKLGVNVHEGRIGHPAVAESLNLPYRNDL; encoded by the coding sequence ATGAAGGTCGGAATTCCCAGGGAAATCAAGCGCCACGAGTACCGCGTCGCGGCGACGCCCGTGGACATCGCCGCCTATGTTAGGGCGGGGCATCAGGTCCTGATCGAGAAGTCAGCCGGCCAGAGCGCCGGCTTTCCGGATGACGGCTATCGCCGCGCCGGAGCGATCCTGGCCGAATCAGCCGAGGAGGTCTATGGCCAGGCTGAGATGATCGTCAAGGTTAAAGAGCCGCAGCCCCAGGAATTTGGTCTGCTGCGGGCCGGGCAGATTCTCTACGGATACCTCCACCTGGCCGCTGAGCCCGCGGTGGCCCACGCCCTGATCGAACGCGGCGTTTCAGCCGTTGCCTACGAAACAATCCAGCTCGACGACGGAACGCTGCCGTGCCTCGTGCCCATGAGCGAGATCGCCGGACGACTGGCAACGCAGGAAGGGGCGAAGCTCCTCGAAAAGCCTAGCGGCGGACGCGGCGTGCTTCTGGGCGGTGTCCCGGGAGTTTTGCCCGCGAACGTGGGAATTCTCGGAGGCGGCACGGTGGGAACCAACGCCGCCAGAATGGCGGTGGGGCTTGGGGCGAATGTGACAATCACCGACGTCTCACACAAACGGCTGATCTACCTCGACGACGTCTTCAATTCTACTGTCCATACCCTGTTCTCGACCAAAGAGAACGTTGAATATCTGCTCGAAACGTGCGACCTGATCATCGGTGCGGTGCTGATCCCCGGCGCGTCGGCTCCGAGACTCATTCGCCGCGAACACATCAAGCGAATGAAGCCCGGCTCGGTCATCGTCGACGTCGCGGTCGATCAGGGCGGATGTACCGAGATGACCCGCCCCACCACCCACGACGACCCCATCTTCACCGTCGACGGCGTGATCCTCTACTGCGTGGCCAACATGCCGGGAGCGGTGCCGGTGACGTCGACCAAAGCCCTGACCAATCAGACGCTGCGCTACGGGCTGGAGATAGCCAATAAGGGCTTGGCCAGAGCCGCCGGCGAAAACCCGGCGATCAAGCTGGGTGTCAACGTCCACGAAGGGCGGATCGGCCATCCGGCGGTCGCTGAATCCCTGAATCTGCCGTATAGGAATGACCTATGA
- a CDS encoding MBL fold metallo-hydrolase: MSQFVFDGGCGEVTGSMHIIEHRGRYVALDCGLFQGRRAEANAKNRSFAVAPRKIDCVILSHGHIDHSGRLPRLVREGFTGTIYATPATRDLTAILLADSAHIQEEDAEFYNKKRLKNGEPPVEPLYNMEDAAETMKQFLAVPYNMPFSPVEGVRFTFFDAGHILGSAMVLLEIQDQRGGVRVVFSGDLGRPGLPILKDPTPLPPCDHLIVESTYGNRTHENPRDMKDKLREQILLTVQRSGKVIIPSFSVGRTQNLVYYLTQLMHEGALPNIPVFIDSPLSVNATEVFRLHPECFDTEALRWVKQLGDVLGNTCCRFIRSTADSKALNDLHDPCVIISASGMCEAGRILHHLANNIEDERSTILVVGFMAEHTLGRRIVERQSEVKIFGRMYQLKARVKTLNGFSAHADAAELLGWVSPLAGQVRNVFVVHGEHEQSSVFAEKLREIGCRSVHQPTPGQEFPIA; the protein is encoded by the coding sequence ATGAGTCAGTTCGTATTCGACGGCGGCTGCGGGGAAGTGACCGGGTCCATGCACATCATCGAGCACCGCGGCCGGTACGTCGCGTTGGACTGCGGTCTGTTTCAGGGACGCCGCGCGGAGGCCAACGCCAAGAACCGCTCCTTCGCGGTCGCCCCCCGCAAGATCGACTGCGTGATCCTCTCGCACGGACACATCGACCACAGCGGGCGTCTGCCCCGGTTGGTCCGCGAGGGCTTTACCGGCACGATCTACGCCACGCCGGCCACACGCGACCTGACCGCAATTCTCCTGGCCGATTCGGCCCACATCCAGGAGGAAGACGCCGAATTCTACAACAAGAAACGCCTGAAGAACGGCGAGCCGCCCGTTGAACCGCTCTACAACATGGAAGACGCCGCCGAGACGATGAAGCAATTCCTGGCGGTTCCCTATAACATGCCGTTCAGCCCGGTCGAGGGCGTGCGGTTCACGTTCTTTGACGCCGGCCACATCCTCGGTTCGGCGATGGTGCTGCTGGAAATCCAGGACCAGCGGGGCGGCGTGCGGGTCGTCTTCAGCGGCGACCTCGGCCGGCCCGGCCTGCCGATCCTCAAGGATCCGACCCCACTTCCGCCGTGCGACCACCTGATCGTCGAGAGCACCTACGGCAACCGTACGCACGAAAACCCGCGGGACATGAAGGACAAGCTCCGCGAACAGATTCTTCTGACGGTGCAGCGTTCGGGCAAGGTCATCATTCCCTCGTTCAGCGTTGGCCGCACACAGAACCTGGTCTACTACCTGACCCAGCTCATGCACGAGGGGGCGCTGCCGAACATCCCGGTATTCATCGACTCGCCGCTGTCGGTCAACGCCACCGAGGTGTTCCGGCTTCACCCCGAATGCTTCGACACCGAGGCCCTCCGGTGGGTCAAGCAGTTGGGCGACGTGCTGGGCAACACGTGCTGCCGGTTCATCCGCTCCACGGCCGACTCCAAGGCCCTCAACGACCTCCACGATCCGTGCGTGATCATCTCGGCCAGCGGCATGTGCGAGGCCGGCCGCATCCTCCACCACCTGGCGAACAACATCGAGGACGAGCGGAGCACGATCCTGGTGGTCGGCTTCATGGCCGAACACACTCTCGGCCGCCGAATCGTGGAACGTCAGTCGGAGGTCAAAATCTTCGGCCGGATGTACCAGCTCAAGGCGCGGGTCAAGACCCTCAACGGCTTTTCCGCCCATGCGGACGCCGCTGAGTTGCTCGGCTGGGTCAGCCCTCTGGCCGGGCAGGTCCGGAATGTCTTCGTGGTCCACGGCGAGCATGAGCAGAGCAGCGTCTTCGCCGAAAAACTCCGTGAAATCGGCTGCCGCAGCGTCCACCAGCCGACGCCCGGCCAGGAATTTCCGATCGCCTGA
- a CDS encoding PHP domain-containing protein, giving the protein MRDRTDRTLPRYDCHVHTQCSPCGQEQMTIENILRQAQCLGLSGLCLTDHLHPKTSLEQFSRLRAELDCSPIPSDLRVWVGCEAEVLAPGRFTLAPSAASHFDLVLVAPYHGLDWVDRPRGHRESEIAEFILLMMHSALDCPGVRVVAHPVLVWMEWAFDLERVYRIMLESRSMSLLLKRAARGGIAMEINSKFTSGPLREMVLPFYRRCLEQGVKLSLGSDAHSPEGMDIWDEFQTFVDDLGAEVPGCLWIPSEHLPAAHP; this is encoded by the coding sequence ATGCGCGACCGGACCGATCGGACACTTCCACGATACGACTGCCACGTGCACACGCAATGCTCACCGTGCGGCCAGGAGCAGATGACCATCGAGAACATCCTGCGGCAAGCGCAGTGTCTGGGTCTCAGTGGGCTGTGCCTGACCGACCACCTGCACCCCAAGACTTCGCTCGAGCAGTTCAGCCGCCTTCGGGCCGAGCTCGATTGTAGCCCGATTCCGTCCGATTTGCGGGTGTGGGTCGGCTGCGAAGCCGAAGTGCTGGCGCCCGGTCGTTTCACGCTCGCCCCCTCTGCGGCCTCGCACTTTGATCTGGTCCTGGTGGCGCCGTACCACGGGCTTGACTGGGTCGATCGGCCTCGCGGCCATCGCGAATCGGAGATCGCTGAGTTTATCCTGTTGATGATGCACTCGGCTCTGGATTGTCCGGGTGTGCGGGTGGTGGCGCATCCGGTGTTGGTGTGGATGGAATGGGCGTTCGACCTCGAACGGGTGTACCGGATCATGCTCGAATCCCGCTCGATGTCCTTGCTGCTTAAGCGGGCCGCCAGAGGCGGGATCGCGATGGAGATCAACTCCAAGTTCACCTCCGGACCGCTGCGCGAAATGGTGCTGCCCTTCTACCGCCGCTGCCTGGAACAAGGGGTCAAGCTCAGCCTCGGTTCGGATGCCCACAGCCCGGAAGGGATGGACATCTGGGACGAGTTCCAGACCTTCGTGGACGATCTTGGCGCCGAGGTCCCCGGCTGCTTGTGGATACCATCCGAGCATCTTCCCGCGGCCCATCCGTAA